In the Sarcophilus harrisii chromosome 1, mSarHar1.11, whole genome shotgun sequence genome, one interval contains:
- the POLR2E gene encoding DNA-directed RNA polymerases I, II, and III subunit RPABC1: MDDEEETYRLWKIRKTIMQLCHDRGYLVTQDELDQTLEEFKAQFGDKPSEGRPRRTDLTVLVAHNDDPTDQMFVFFPEEPKVGIKTIKMYCQRMQEENITRALIVVQQGMTPSAKQSLVDMAPKYILEQFLQQELLINITEHELVPEHVVMTKEEVTELLARYKLRENQLPRIQAGDPVARYFGIKRGQVVKIIRPSETAGRYITYRLVQ; the protein is encoded by the exons ATGGATGACGAGGAGGAGACCTATCGGCTGTGGAAGATCCGCAAGACCATCATGCAG CTGTGTCATGATCGGGGCTACTTGGTGACCCAGGATGAATTAGATCAGACTTTGGAAGAGTTCAAAGCCCAGTTTGGGGATAAACCCAGTGAAGGACGGCCTCGACGCACTGATCTTACTGTATTGGTGGCCCACAATGATGACCCCACAGACCAGATGTTTGTCTTCTTCCCAG AGGAGCCAAAAGTTGGAATAAAGACCATCAAGATGTATTGCCAGCGGATGCAGGAGGAAAACATCACCAGAGCCCTCATCGTGGTGCAGCAGGGCATGACGCCTTCTGCGAAGCAG tccCTGGTTGACATGGCGCCCAAGTATATCTTAGAACAATTTCTACAGCAGGAGTTGCTCATCAATATCACTGAACATGAG CTGGTTCCAGAGCATGTTGTCATGACAAAAGAGGAAGTCACGGAGCTGTTGGCGAGATA TAAGCTTCGAGAAAACCAGTTGCCCAGAATCCAGGCTGGAGATCCAGTAGCACGTTATTTTGGAATAAAGCGAGGACAG GTGGTGAAGATCATAAGACCCAGTGAAACTGCCGGCAGATATATCACTTACCGGCTGGTGCAGTAA
- the GPX4 gene encoding phospholipid hydroperoxide glutathione peroxidase: MSLSRLYRLVKPALLCAVLAAPGLSNSMCASRDDWRCARSMHDFCAKDIDGRMVSLDKYRGCVCIITNVASQUGKTDVNYTQLVDLHARYAELGLRILAFPCNQFGRQEPGSNAEIREFTAGYNVKFDVYSKICVNGDDAHPLWKWMKIQPRGKGILGNAIKWNFTKFLIDKDGCVVKRYGPMEEPLVIEKDLPCYL, from the exons ATGAGTTTAAGTCGCCTCTACCGCTTGGTGAAGCCTGCCCTGCTCTGCGCAGTCCTTGCGGCCCCGGGCCTTTCCAACAGCATG TGCGCTTCCCGGGACGACTGGAGATGTGCCAGGTCAATGCACGATTTCTGTGCTAAGGACATTGATGGTCGCATGGTGTCCCTGGATAAGTACAG GGGCTGTGTCTGCATCATCACCAATGTAGCCTCACAATGAGGTAAGACAGACGTAAACTACACTCAGCTTGTCGACCTGCACGCCAGATATGCTGAGCTTGGTTTACGGATTTTAGCTTTCCCCTGCAACCAGTTTGGGAGGCAG GAGCCAGGGAGTAATGCGGAAATTCGAGAATTCACTGCTGGCTACAATGTCAAGTTTGATGTATACAGCAAAATATGTGTCAATGGCGATGATGCTCACCCCCTGTGGAAGTGGATGAAAATCCAACCCAGAGGGAAGGGCATCTTGGGCAA TGCAATAAAGTGGAACTTCACCAAG TTCCTTATTGACAAAGATGGCTGTGTGGTGAAGCGATACGGTCCTATGGAAGAGCCCCTG GTGATTGAGAAGGACCTGCCCTGCTATCTCTAg